Proteins encoded by one window of Enterobacter pseudoroggenkampii:
- the der gene encoding ribosome biogenesis GTPase Der, with protein sequence MVPVVALVGRPNVGKSTLFNRLTRTRDALVADFPGLTRDRKYGRAEVEGREFICIDTGGIDGTEDGVETRMAEQSLLAIEEADVVLFMVDARAGLMPADSAIAKHLRSREKPTFLVANKTDGIDADQAIADFWSLGLGEIYPIAASHGRGVTSLLETVLLPWVDEVNPPEEVDEDAEYWAQFEDGEEGEEEEPEDDFNPQDLPIKLAIVGRPNVGKSTLTNRILGEERVVVYDMPGTTRDSIYIPMQRDEREYVLIDTAGVRKRGKITDVVEKFSVIKTLQAIEDANVVLLVIDAREGISDQDLSLLGFILNSGRSLVIVVNKWDGLSNEVREQVKETLDFRLGFIDFARVHFISALHGSGVGNLFESVREAYDSSTRRQSTAMLTRIMNMAAEDHQPPLVRGRRVKLKYAHAGGYNPPIVVIHGNQVKDLPDSYKRYLMNYFRKSLDVMGTPIRIQFKEGENPFANKRNTLTPNQMRKRKRLIKHIKKSK encoded by the coding sequence ATGGTACCTGTGGTCGCGCTTGTCGGGCGCCCTAACGTTGGAAAATCCACTCTTTTTAACCGTTTAACACGCACCCGTGATGCGCTGGTTGCGGATTTCCCGGGGCTGACGCGTGACCGTAAGTACGGTCGTGCAGAGGTGGAAGGACGCGAGTTCATCTGTATTGATACCGGTGGTATTGACGGCACAGAAGACGGCGTTGAAACCCGCATGGCGGAACAGTCGCTGCTGGCGATTGAAGAAGCGGATGTGGTGCTGTTTATGGTGGATGCTCGCGCTGGCCTGATGCCGGCGGATTCCGCTATCGCTAAGCACCTGCGTTCACGCGAAAAACCGACCTTCCTGGTGGCGAACAAAACCGACGGCATCGATGCCGATCAGGCCATCGCGGATTTCTGGTCTCTGGGCCTGGGTGAAATCTACCCGATTGCGGCATCGCATGGCCGTGGCGTCACCAGCCTGCTGGAAACCGTTCTGCTGCCGTGGGTTGACGAAGTGAACCCGCCGGAAGAAGTAGACGAAGACGCTGAATACTGGGCGCAGTTCGAAGACGGAGAAGAGGGCGAAGAAGAAGAGCCTGAAGACGACTTCAACCCGCAGGATCTGCCGATCAAGCTGGCAATCGTGGGTCGTCCAAACGTAGGTAAGTCTACACTTACTAACCGTATTCTGGGTGAAGAGCGCGTGGTCGTTTACGATATGCCGGGCACCACCCGCGACAGTATCTACATCCCTATGCAGCGCGATGAGCGTGAATATGTCCTCATCGACACCGCCGGGGTGCGTAAGCGCGGGAAAATCACCGATGTGGTGGAAAAATTCTCCGTTATCAAAACCCTGCAGGCTATTGAAGATGCCAACGTCGTGCTGCTCGTCATCGACGCACGCGAAGGGATCTCCGATCAGGACCTCTCTCTGCTCGGCTTTATCCTCAATAGTGGGCGCTCACTGGTTATCGTGGTCAACAAATGGGATGGCCTGAGCAACGAGGTTCGTGAGCAGGTGAAAGAGACCCTAGACTTCCGTCTGGGCTTTATCGACTTTGCCCGCGTGCACTTCATCTCTGCGCTGCACGGCAGCGGCGTCGGTAACCTGTTCGAATCCGTGCGTGAAGCGTATGACAGCTCCACCCGTCGTCAGAGCACCGCGATGCTGACGCGCATCATGAACATGGCTGCAGAAGACCATCAGCCGCCGCTGGTGCGCGGCCGTCGCGTGAAGCTGAAATATGCCCACGCCGGTGGTTATAACCCGCCAATCGTGGTGATCCACGGCAACCAGGTGAAAGACCTGCCGGATTCCTACAAGCGCTACCTGATGAACTACTTCCGTAAATCGCTGGACGTGATGGGCACGCCTATCCGTATCCAGTTCAAGGAAGGGGAAAACCCGTTCGCCAACAAGCGCAACACCCTGACGCCAAACCAGATGCGTAAGCGTAAGCGCCTGATTAAGCACATTAAGAAAAGCAAATAA